One part of the Paenibacillus silvisoli genome encodes these proteins:
- a CDS encoding cytochrome C assembly family protein has translation MVTQNWLYDGMLYVYALSLLFYFSDFVDRNRQAKQAGTGLLIFVWVLQTGFIIHRMISHLDMTFVSLFEYLLVFSWLLITVSLVMSRFFRMEFIVFFVNVIGFAVLTVNLFGGGTGASLEPWELAHEMLIVHIILMILAYAALTISAIFSGMYLFLFARLKGKQWTKRMQRLPSLDVADRFMFRAALVGTPLLTMSLAVAVASILVEGRYGLLLDLKVISSGIALLIYIWNLLGHKWFDGSGWKFARLNLISYAVMLLNVLMNQASNFHGWS, from the coding sequence ATGGTTACACAAAACTGGTTATATGATGGAATGCTGTATGTTTATGCCCTGAGCCTCCTGTTTTACTTCTCCGATTTCGTCGACCGAAATCGGCAAGCGAAACAAGCGGGAACAGGGCTGCTTATTTTCGTCTGGGTGCTGCAAACGGGCTTTATCATTCATCGCATGATTTCGCACCTGGACATGACCTTCGTGTCATTGTTTGAATATTTGCTCGTTTTCTCATGGCTGCTTATCACGGTTTCGCTCGTGATGAGCCGTTTTTTTCGAATGGAGTTTATCGTCTTCTTCGTCAACGTCATCGGATTCGCGGTATTGACCGTCAATCTGTTCGGCGGCGGCACCGGGGCTTCGCTTGAGCCGTGGGAGCTGGCGCATGAAATGCTGATCGTACATATTATTTTGATGATTTTGGCTTATGCCGCCTTAACGATCAGCGCGATCTTCTCCGGTATGTACCTGTTTTTGTTCGCCCGTTTAAAGGGCAAGCAGTGGACGAAACGGATGCAGCGGCTGCCGAGCCTCGACGTGGCAGATCGTTTCATGTTCCGGGCAGCGCTCGTCGGGACGCCGCTTCTGACGATGTCGCTTGCGGTTGCCGTCGCCTCGATTCTGGTTGAAGGACGCTACGGCTTGCTGCTTGATTTGAAGGTTATTTCGTCTGGCATCGCATTATTGATTTATATTTGGAATTTGCTGGGGCATAAATGGTTTGACGGCTCGGGCTGGAAGTTCGCTCGGCTCAACCTGATCAGCTATGCGGTCATGCTGCTGAACGTGCTGATGAACCAAGCGTCAAATTTTCACGGCTGGTCGTAA
- the hemB gene encoding porphobilinogen synthase: protein MAFPITRNRRLRQSGALRALVRETHLSVDDFIYPLFVTHGTNVKEEIPSMPGVYHYSLDLLKQEIDAVVDSGVKAVLLFGVPDSKDAVGSSAYDPNGIVQQATRAVKEWAPQLLIIADTCLCQFTDHGHCGMIHHDPRTGHAEVHNDSSLELLVKTAVSQAEAGADIIAPSNMMDGFVGAIREGLDEAGFENVPILSYSVKYASAFYGPFREAAHSTPQFGDRKTYQMDPANVREALREAEADVIEGADMLMVKPALAYLDVIRMLKDHFDLPVAAYNVSAEYSMVKAAAANGWIDERAVVLETLTGMKRAGADVIITYHALDAARWLRGEA from the coding sequence ATGGCTTTTCCAATTACGAGAAATCGCAGACTCCGCCAATCCGGCGCGTTGCGCGCGCTTGTGCGCGAGACGCATCTGTCGGTGGACGATTTTATTTATCCGTTATTCGTTACGCATGGCACGAACGTGAAAGAAGAAATTCCTTCGATGCCCGGCGTTTATCACTACTCGCTGGATCTGCTGAAGCAGGAGATCGACGCTGTCGTCGATTCCGGCGTTAAAGCGGTGCTGCTCTTCGGCGTGCCGGACTCGAAAGACGCGGTCGGTTCGTCGGCTTACGATCCGAACGGGATCGTGCAGCAAGCGACGAGAGCGGTCAAGGAATGGGCTCCCCAGCTTCTCATCATCGCCGATACTTGCCTGTGCCAGTTCACGGATCACGGCCATTGCGGCATGATCCACCACGATCCGCGCACCGGACATGCGGAAGTCCATAACGACTCGTCCTTGGAGCTGCTCGTGAAAACGGCGGTATCGCAGGCGGAAGCCGGTGCGGATATCATTGCGCCATCCAACATGATGGACGGCTTTGTCGGCGCCATCCGCGAAGGATTGGACGAGGCGGGTTTCGAAAATGTGCCGATTCTTTCGTATTCCGTGAAATACGCCTCCGCGTTCTACGGTCCGTTCCGCGAAGCGGCGCATTCCACGCCGCAATTCGGCGACCGGAAAACGTACCAAATGGATCCGGCTAACGTGCGCGAAGCGCTGCGCGAGGCGGAAGCGGACGTTATCGAAGGCGCGGACATGCTGATGGTGAAGCCGGCGCTGGCCTACCTCGACGTCATTCGCATGCTCAAGGATCATTTTGACCTGCCGGTTGCCGCGTACAACGTGAGCGCCGAGTATTCCATGGTCAAAGCGGCGGCGGCGAATGGCTGGATCGACGAGCGCGCGGTCGTGCTGGAGACGCTGACCGGCATGAAGCGCGCCGGCGCAGACGTCATCATTACGTACCATGCGCTTGATGCGGCACGCTGGCTGCGCGGCGAAGCGTAA
- a CDS encoding RluA family pseudouridine synthase, with product MAMVQSISYERSGEWLKLPAETLAGFAGADVRPIEAGSHPHHVRQWLLALGLFPEKWLNRLFSVGGIRMEDDSILLRTFVPADGGSDAMLRLLHADGGVTHHGQLQADVLHLDDWCIVLDKPAGMPVHPSAPGHRGTLDEEAARISLLRGDSLPAKHIHRLDDDTAGPVLYARNELAQLRLDEAMRTKAIGRQYVALVQGSLRQSRGTIDEPIGKDRHHKSRRRVSPGGEHAVTHFEAIERYKRATLVRLWLETGRTHQIRVHMSHIGHPLVGDMLYGGSDSKLRHQALRGERLTFAHPWTGEELSLDAKEPDWFAEARERHASL from the coding sequence ATGGCGATGGTACAATCCATTAGCTACGAACGAAGCGGCGAATGGCTGAAGCTGCCGGCGGAAACGCTGGCCGGCTTCGCCGGTGCCGATGTTCGTCCAATAGAGGCCGGGAGCCATCCGCACCATGTGCGGCAGTGGCTGCTGGCCCTTGGTTTATTTCCGGAAAAATGGCTGAACCGCTTGTTCTCGGTCGGCGGTATCCGAATGGAAGACGACAGCATCCTGCTGCGTACGTTCGTTCCGGCGGACGGCGGCAGCGATGCGATGCTTCGATTGCTGCATGCTGACGGAGGCGTTACGCATCACGGGCAGCTGCAGGCGGATGTGCTGCACCTGGACGACTGGTGCATAGTACTCGACAAGCCTGCAGGCATGCCCGTCCATCCATCCGCACCGGGACATCGCGGCACGCTCGACGAAGAAGCGGCCCGGATCAGCTTGCTGCGCGGCGACAGCCTTCCGGCTAAGCACATTCACCGGCTGGACGACGATACGGCCGGACCGGTTCTTTATGCGCGAAACGAGCTTGCGCAGCTGCGTTTGGACGAGGCGATGCGGACGAAAGCGATCGGCCGGCAGTATGTGGCGCTCGTGCAGGGCAGCCTCCGGCAAAGCCGCGGCACGATTGACGAGCCGATCGGCAAAGACCGGCACCATAAATCGCGGAGACGGGTATCGCCGGGCGGCGAGCATGCCGTTACGCATTTCGAAGCGATTGAACGCTATAAGCGCGCGACGCTCGTCCGTCTCTGGCTGGAAACCGGCCGGACGCATCAAATCCGAGTCCATATGAGCCATATCGGTCATCCGCTTGTCGGCGACATGCTTTATGGCGGCAGCGACAGCAAGCTTCGCCATCAAGCGCTTCGTGGCGAGCGGTTAACGTTCGCCCATCCGTGGACGGGCGAGGAGCTGTCCTTGGACGCCAAGGAGCCGGACTGGTTCGCCGAAGCGCGCGAACGGCACGCGTCTCTGTGA
- a CDS encoding precorrin-2 dehydrogenase/sirohydrochlorin ferrochelatase family protein, giving the protein MTTYYPMMVKLQGKRCVVVGGGAVAERKVRGLLEGGADQVQVIAPAAAPGLLDLAEGSRCIRLVQREYREGDLHGAFLVMAATDDRLVNEAIAAAADRLGILANTAHQGDEGSFLSPSAVRRGELLLAVTTGGASPALAGMIGQELSRQFGEQYADLVERLRLLREHVLANVEDRTLRAAILRQAAQEAVSLGKESERREAIPPERIEEWMMRLRQAAERSG; this is encoded by the coding sequence ATGACGACGTATTATCCCATGATGGTAAAGCTTCAAGGGAAGCGCTGCGTTGTCGTTGGCGGAGGCGCCGTCGCGGAGCGCAAGGTGCGGGGCTTGCTGGAAGGCGGGGCGGATCAAGTGCAGGTTATTGCACCTGCCGCCGCGCCTGGTTTGCTTGACCTTGCGGAAGGATCAAGGTGTATTCGGCTGGTACAACGGGAATACAGAGAAGGGGACCTGCATGGTGCCTTTCTCGTCATGGCCGCCACCGATGACCGGCTTGTAAATGAGGCCATCGCAGCTGCGGCAGATCGGCTGGGAATTCTCGCGAATACGGCCCATCAAGGCGACGAAGGCAGTTTCCTGTCGCCTTCCGCCGTGCGGCGCGGCGAGCTGCTGCTCGCGGTTACGACAGGGGGCGCAAGTCCGGCGCTGGCAGGGATGATCGGCCAAGAGCTGTCCCGGCAGTTCGGCGAGCAATATGCAGACCTTGTCGAACGGCTTCGGCTGCTGCGCGAGCATGTGCTCGCGAATGTCGAAGATCGGACGCTGCGCGCCGCTATATTGCGACAAGCCGCTCAAGAGGCGGTATCGCTTGGGAAAGAGAGCGAACGGCGGGAAGCCATTCCGCCTGAACGTATAGAAGAGTGGATGATGCGGCTGCGGCAGGCAGCCGAAAGGAGCGGGTAG
- the hemC gene encoding hydroxymethylbilane synthase: protein MTESNKERRVIVVGTRQSALALTQTGQVIDQLKELCEANGLPYEFEVRKIVTKGDRILDVTLSKVGGKGLFVKEIEQALFDKEIDLAVHSMKDMPYELPEGLMNGAVPKRVDPRDCIITINGLAFSDLPKGAKVGTSSLRRSSQLKNARPDLEIESLRGNIDSRIKKLETEGFDAIVLAAAGLHRMSWESKISSYLDENVCVPAVGQGALGIECRTDDADVRHLLSLLNDPLTERTVAAERSFLGALNGGCQIPIGAHATVVEGETQDEWLLELTGIVGSPDGSVLLKETLRGRDAEQLGLQTAEALKAKGADRILAEVRG from the coding sequence ATGACAGAGAGCAACAAGGAACGCCGCGTAATCGTGGTCGGCACGCGCCAAAGCGCGCTGGCTCTTACGCAAACGGGACAAGTAATCGACCAGCTGAAGGAGCTTTGCGAGGCGAACGGTCTTCCTTATGAGTTTGAAGTGCGCAAAATCGTCACGAAGGGCGACCGCATCCTGGACGTCACCTTGTCCAAGGTTGGCGGCAAAGGGCTGTTCGTGAAAGAGATCGAACAAGCGTTGTTCGATAAAGAGATCGATTTGGCCGTGCACAGCATGAAAGATATGCCGTACGAGCTTCCTGAAGGGCTCATGAACGGCGCAGTCCCTAAACGCGTCGATCCGCGCGATTGCATTATTACGATTAACGGCCTCGCGTTCTCCGATCTGCCGAAGGGAGCAAAGGTAGGAACAAGCAGTCTGCGCCGTTCCAGCCAATTGAAGAACGCCCGTCCGGACTTGGAGATCGAGTCGCTTCGGGGCAATATCGATTCCCGCATTAAGAAGCTCGAGACGGAGGGCTTCGATGCGATCGTGCTCGCAGCCGCAGGCTTGCACCGGATGAGCTGGGAGTCGAAAATTTCTTCCTATCTCGACGAAAATGTGTGCGTGCCGGCTGTCGGCCAAGGCGCGCTTGGCATCGAGTGCAGAACGGATGACGCGGATGTTCGCCATCTGCTGTCGCTGTTGAACGATCCGCTCACGGAGCGGACTGTCGCGGCCGAACGAAGCTTCCTTGGCGCGCTGAACGGCGGCTGCCAAATCCCGATCGGGGCGCACGCTACCGTTGTAGAGGGAGAGACGCAGGACGAGTGGCTGCTGGAGCTGACCGGCATTGTCGGTTCGCCGGACGGCAGCGTGCTGCTGAAGGAAACGTTGCGCGGGCGTGATGCGGAACAATTGGGGCTGCAAACAGCCGAAGCATTGAAAGCAAAGGGAGCGGACCGTATCTTAGCAGAAGTTAGGGGATGA
- a CDS encoding LysM peptidoglycan-binding domain-containing protein, producing MPSPSNGLRFDIYERVHLPEEVAAIDELDEIELVPRIGIVQQDDQVLLKGHLLLTGVYRAQDEPLAEQSLEHWIPVEITLPMNRVHRLDDISVEIDNFDVDVLSTRTLNITGVLSLLGIEIEQSEPDGAWQREEPITVIHSRSEAEEEQEQPAFTQYEYEVQQRLAAERERQAELDAAAREAEQREAAVRAAAIEREREQQQAEFARIAEAAQQQAQAQAQVPEPAEREPEQAYQAYAQALEYDTAYIPGLQETPASQPVEREPQAAAQARPQFGAAVPPEAPQQAFGDISAAEAEAARKQPPRVALAGKPASEEAEQQVGSVGFRSLLQSSRREQEARAAAEQVAEKAAAEARKTSGDDIEWKTLFYGRAGDEQSFRKVRICIVQREETLDVIAGRYQLQAREIALYNRLSDQSVSEGQVLYIP from the coding sequence GTGCCCAGTCCGTCTAACGGTTTACGTTTTGACATTTATGAACGCGTACATTTGCCCGAAGAAGTGGCGGCGATCGACGAGCTTGACGAGATCGAGCTTGTGCCGCGAATCGGGATCGTTCAACAAGACGATCAGGTTTTACTAAAAGGTCATTTGCTGCTTACGGGGGTTTATCGGGCTCAGGATGAGCCTTTGGCCGAGCAGTCCTTGGAGCATTGGATTCCGGTCGAAATTACGCTGCCGATGAACCGAGTCCACCGCTTGGATGACATTTCCGTTGAGATCGATAACTTCGACGTCGATGTGCTCTCCACCCGGACGCTCAATATTACGGGAGTATTGTCGCTCCTAGGCATCGAAATCGAGCAGTCCGAGCCGGATGGAGCCTGGCAGCGCGAAGAGCCGATAACGGTCATTCACAGCCGGTCGGAGGCCGAGGAAGAGCAGGAGCAGCCGGCGTTTACGCAGTATGAGTATGAGGTGCAGCAGCGTCTTGCGGCAGAGCGGGAGCGTCAGGCCGAGCTGGATGCGGCTGCGCGCGAAGCGGAGCAGCGGGAGGCTGCCGTTCGCGCAGCCGCTATAGAGCGCGAGCGCGAACAGCAGCAGGCCGAGTTTGCCCGTATCGCGGAAGCGGCGCAGCAGCAGGCACAGGCGCAAGCTCAAGTGCCTGAGCCTGCCGAGCGTGAGCCGGAGCAAGCTTATCAGGCATACGCGCAGGCCTTGGAGTACGACACCGCGTATATTCCGGGTCTTCAGGAGACGCCGGCCAGCCAGCCTGTTGAGCGCGAGCCGCAAGCAGCGGCGCAGGCGCGTCCGCAGTTCGGTGCGGCCGTGCCGCCGGAAGCGCCGCAGCAAGCGTTCGGCGACATCTCCGCTGCCGAGGCGGAGGCGGCCCGCAAGCAGCCGCCGCGCGTGGCGCTGGCCGGCAAGCCTGCGTCCGAAGAAGCGGAGCAGCAGGTCGGCAGCGTCGGCTTCCGTTCGCTGCTGCAATCGAGCCGCCGGGAGCAGGAAGCGAGAGCCGCGGCGGAGCAGGTTGCCGAGAAGGCGGCTGCGGAAGCGCGCAAAACGAGCGGCGACGACATCGAATGGAAGACGCTGTTCTACGGTCGTGCCGGCGATGAGCAGTCGTTCCGCAAGGTGCGCATCTGCATCGTCCAGCGCGAGGAGACGCTTGACGTCATCGCGGGACGCTACCAGCTGCAAGCGCGGGAAATCGCGCTGTACAACCGGTTGTCGGATCAGAGCGTCAGCGAAGGCCAAGTGCTCTACATTCCGTAG
- a CDS encoding Crp/Fnr family transcriptional regulator, with product MIELLRKVQLFEKLNDEQLHHILSIARKQSFTPGTVLFQENDQGAAFYVLLKGSIKIFTRSSSGDEKILSLIQAGESFGELSLLDGRPRSASAQTLENSAVLVISGNDFHNLLRGHFEITRHIMAELCRRLRDTNQHVYDLTFVDSRTRVLKNVILLANRHGTRTGNVITIKVPLNYDELAQLAGVAKQALAQVLRDLEDRKILTFGPNEYKLDLARLNG from the coding sequence GTGATTGAGCTACTGCGAAAAGTCCAGCTATTCGAAAAACTGAACGATGAACAGCTTCACCACATTTTGTCGATCGCCAGAAAGCAATCGTTCACGCCCGGGACGGTTCTGTTCCAGGAAAACGACCAAGGAGCGGCGTTCTACGTCCTGCTCAAAGGCTCGATCAAAATCTTCACGCGCAGCAGCTCCGGCGACGAGAAAATCCTTTCGCTCATTCAAGCCGGCGAAAGCTTCGGCGAGCTTTCCCTGCTGGACGGCCGACCGCGCTCCGCTTCCGCTCAAACGTTGGAGAATTCGGCCGTGCTCGTCATCTCCGGCAACGATTTTCACAATCTGCTGCGCGGCCACTTCGAAATCACGCGCCATATTATGGCGGAGCTCTGCCGGCGGCTGCGGGATACGAACCAGCACGTGTACGATCTCACCTTCGTCGATTCCCGCACGCGCGTGCTGAAGAACGTCATTCTGCTCGCCAATCGGCACGGCACGCGTACGGGCAACGTCATTACGATCAAAGTGCCGCTCAACTACGACGAGCTCGCCCAATTGGCCGGCGTCGCCAAGCAGGCGCTTGCGCAGGTGCTGCGCGATCTGGAAGACCGCAAAATCTTAACGTTCGGACCGAACGAATATAAGCTTGATCTGGCCCGCCTGAACGGATAA
- the hemA gene encoding glutamyl-tRNA reductase, with product MHIMVVGLNYRTAPVEVRERFTFAERDLPDALKQLKQTKSIMECVIVATCNRTELYAVVDRPTLCGHYIRSFMEKWFNTPRQQFTSDLYMYEDEKAIDHLFRVTCGLDSMVIGETQILGQIKNAFLLAQQHKTTGTLFNSIFKQAVTLAKRAHSDTAIGEAAVSVSYAAVELGKRIFGNFGGKTVMIVGAGKMSELTAKHLYSNGVERVFVVNRTYDRAVQLADKFNGTPLSMTEAIARLHEADIVISSTGSDGYVLGREQVAAAMQKRKARPLFMIDIAVPRDLDPAIASVQNVFLYDIDDLEGIVESNMEQRRAEAAKIETLIADELDAYRSWYKTLGVAPLIRALQDKAADIHEETMDSLANKLPDLSERELKVIRKLTKSIVNQMMHDPILRIKEMAGEKRADEAMDMFVKLFALEETLEQTKNNAGQRNPVKAKENTVSAGDAMTVLNSTIAAITT from the coding sequence ATGCACATTATGGTTGTCGGATTGAATTACCGTACGGCACCGGTCGAGGTCAGGGAACGATTTACGTTTGCTGAACGCGATTTGCCAGATGCTTTAAAGCAGCTGAAACAAACGAAGAGCATCATGGAATGTGTCATTGTTGCGACCTGTAACCGTACGGAGTTGTACGCGGTTGTAGACCGTCCGACGTTGTGCGGCCATTACATTCGCAGCTTCATGGAGAAATGGTTCAATACGCCGAGACAGCAATTTACCTCGGATTTATATATGTACGAGGACGAGAAAGCGATCGACCACCTGTTCCGCGTCACATGCGGTCTGGATTCGATGGTGATCGGCGAGACGCAAATTCTCGGCCAAATTAAGAACGCGTTCCTGCTTGCGCAGCAGCACAAAACGACAGGGACGCTGTTTAACTCGATCTTCAAGCAGGCGGTTACGCTGGCGAAACGCGCGCATTCCGACACGGCGATCGGCGAAGCGGCCGTATCGGTCAGCTATGCGGCAGTCGAGCTGGGCAAGCGCATCTTCGGCAACTTCGGCGGCAAGACGGTCATGATCGTCGGCGCCGGCAAGATGAGCGAGCTGACGGCGAAGCATCTGTACTCTAACGGCGTTGAACGGGTATTCGTCGTGAACCGGACCTATGACCGAGCCGTTCAGCTTGCCGATAAGTTTAACGGTACGCCGCTTTCGATGACGGAGGCGATCGCGCGTCTTCACGAAGCGGATATCGTGATCAGCTCCACAGGCTCGGACGGCTACGTGCTTGGACGCGAGCAGGTGGCGGCTGCGATGCAGAAGCGCAAAGCGCGTCCGCTCTTCATGATCGATATCGCGGTACCGCGCGATCTGGATCCGGCCATTGCGTCGGTGCAGAACGTATTCTTGTACGATATCGACGACCTGGAAGGCATCGTCGAAAGCAATATGGAACAACGCCGCGCCGAAGCGGCCAAGATCGAAACGCTGATTGCGGATGAGCTTGACGCTTACCGCAGCTGGTATAAGACGCTCGGAGTCGCGCCTCTCATCCGCGCATTGCAGGATAAGGCGGCGGATATTCACGAGGAAACGATGGACAGCTTGGCCAATAAGCTGCCCGACCTTAGCGAACGCGAGCTCAAAGTCATTCGCAAGCTGACGAAGAGCATCGTCAACCAAATGATGCACGATCCGATTCTGCGCATCAAAGAGATGGCAGGAGAGAAGCGGGCCGACGAGGCAATGGACATGTTCGTGAAGCTGTTCGCCTTGGAAGAGACGCTTGAACAAACGAAGAACAACGCAGGGCAGCGCAATCCGGTTAAAGCGAAAGAAAACACCGTTTCGGCCGGAGACGCGATGACGGTACTGAATAGTACGATTGCGGCAATTACAACCTAA
- the cobA gene encoding uroporphyrinogen-III C-methyltransferase, whose product MLKGKSKGKVYLVGAGPGDPKLITLRGKECIEQCDVVVYDRLASPRLLRYLKPGAEKVYVGKLPDRHTMKQEDINQLLVNLALEGKIVCRLKGGDPTIFGRVGEEAELLHQNGVEFDIVPGITSAIAVPAYAGIPVTHRDLASSLSIITGHESPEKLDQSIHWDKVTLATGTLVFLMGVAKIGYIAEQLIKNGKPADTPVALIRWGTRVEQQTVTGTLETIEAIVKAADFQPPAVIVVGDVVKQREKLQWFERKPLFGTRVMVTRARAQSSDLVERIEELGGEPCEFPVIETRFPESAEAVAGIERALGEAEQYEWLMFTSVNGVDYFFDWLSKLRIDIRRFHRARVAAVGPKTAEALEKRGLFVDVLPVKFQADELLGSLSDQLVPGQRVLLPRGDLAREVLPRELTAKGLVPVEIDVYETVLSDNQDEITLELLKKRGVHVITFASSSTVTNLFEVLRRMGVSDPLELLQGIDIACIGPVTAKSAVEAGLTVTIQPEDATIDSLIAAIAESRLARRNRN is encoded by the coding sequence TTGCTGAAGGGGAAAAGCAAAGGGAAGGTCTACTTGGTTGGCGCGGGTCCAGGCGATCCGAAGCTGATTACGCTGCGCGGCAAAGAATGTATCGAGCAATGCGACGTCGTCGTTTACGACCGTCTTGCAAGTCCTAGATTGCTGCGGTATCTAAAGCCCGGCGCGGAGAAGGTCTATGTCGGCAAGCTGCCGGACCGCCATACGATGAAGCAAGAGGATATTAACCAGCTGCTTGTCAATTTGGCGCTGGAAGGAAAGATCGTTTGCCGCCTGAAAGGCGGCGATCCGACGATATTCGGGCGCGTCGGCGAAGAAGCGGAGCTGCTGCATCAGAACGGCGTCGAGTTCGACATCGTGCCGGGCATCACATCGGCTATCGCCGTGCCTGCGTATGCGGGCATCCCTGTCACGCACCGGGATTTGGCATCATCCTTATCAATCATTACGGGTCATGAAAGCCCGGAGAAGCTCGATCAATCGATCCACTGGGACAAAGTAACCTTGGCGACAGGGACGCTTGTGTTTCTAATGGGGGTCGCGAAAATCGGCTATATAGCGGAACAGTTGATCAAGAACGGCAAGCCGGCGGACACGCCGGTCGCCCTTATCCGCTGGGGCACGCGCGTCGAGCAGCAAACCGTTACGGGCACGCTCGAAACGATCGAGGCGATCGTCAAAGCGGCCGATTTCCAGCCGCCGGCCGTCATCGTCGTCGGCGACGTCGTCAAGCAGCGCGAGAAGCTGCAGTGGTTCGAACGGAAGCCGCTGTTCGGTACGCGCGTAATGGTAACGAGAGCAAGGGCGCAAAGCAGCGATTTGGTGGAACGGATCGAAGAGCTTGGCGGCGAGCCTTGCGAGTTTCCGGTCATCGAGACGAGATTTCCCGAAAGCGCGGAAGCCGTTGCCGGCATCGAGCGCGCGCTAGGCGAGGCGGAGCAGTATGAGTGGCTGATGTTCACGAGCGTGAACGGCGTCGACTATTTCTTCGACTGGCTGAGCAAGCTGCGCATCGATATTCGGCGCTTCCACCGCGCGCGCGTGGCCGCAGTCGGCCCGAAAACAGCCGAAGCGCTGGAGAAGCGCGGGTTGTTCGTCGACGTGCTGCCGGTCAAATTCCAGGCGGACGAGCTGCTGGGCAGCTTGTCGGATCAGCTTGTTCCGGGACAGCGCGTGCTGCTGCCAAGAGGCGATCTGGCGCGTGAAGTGCTGCCTCGGGAGCTGACCGCGAAAGGGCTTGTCCCGGTGGAGATCGATGTGTATGAAACGGTGCTTTCGGACAACCAGGACGAAATAACGCTTGAGCTGCTCAAGAAGCGAGGCGTACACGTCATTACGTTCGCAAGCTCCTCTACCGTTACGAATTTATTCGAAGTGCTGCGTCGCATGGGCGTGAGCGATCCGCTGGAACTTCTGCAAGGAATCGATATCGCATGCATCGGACCGGTGACGGCTAAGAGTGCCGTGGAAGCCGGGCTAACGGTTACGATTCAGCCGGAGGATGCAACGATCGACAGTCTCATCGCTGCGATCGCCGAATCGCGGCTAGCGCGCCGCAATCGCAATTAA
- the hemL gene encoding glutamate-1-semialdehyde 2,1-aminomutase translates to MSEQQHKRTDERSKEAFARAKAVIPGGVNSPVRAFKSVGLNPVYMERGEGYRVFDIDGNSYIDYVASWGPLIMGHAHPAVIEAIKKTAEKGTSFGAPTELETLMAELVCERVPSIDVVRMVNSGTEATMSALRLARGYTKRSKILKFEGSYHGHADSLLIKAGSGVATLGLPDSPGVPESVASHTITVPYNDLASVKLAFENFGEQIACIIVEPVAGNMGVVPPLPGFLQGLRDITEQYGSLLIFDEVMTGFRVHLNCAQGLYGITPDLTCLGKVIGGGLPVGAYGGKREFMEMMAPSGPIYQAGTLSGNPLAMAAGYTTLSLLSQETYEHMERMAARLQRGFEANASKHGIPSTINRVGSMVCPFFTETHVINYDTAKTSDLERFKAYFASMLDLGISVAPSQFEGMFVSGIHDEAAIDATIAANEEALRRL, encoded by the coding sequence ATGAGCGAACAGCAGCACAAAAGAACGGATGAGCGTTCCAAGGAAGCTTTTGCACGGGCGAAAGCGGTCATCCCGGGCGGCGTCAACTCGCCGGTCCGCGCATTCAAATCCGTCGGCTTGAATCCAGTGTACATGGAGCGCGGCGAAGGCTACCGCGTCTTTGATATCGACGGCAACAGCTATATCGATTACGTGGCGTCCTGGGGACCGCTGATTATGGGTCATGCCCATCCGGCCGTAATCGAAGCGATTAAGAAAACGGCGGAGAAGGGGACCAGTTTCGGCGCTCCGACGGAGCTCGAAACGTTGATGGCCGAGCTCGTTTGCGAGCGCGTGCCTTCCATCGATGTCGTGCGCATGGTTAACTCCGGAACGGAAGCGACGATGAGCGCGCTTCGTTTGGCGCGCGGATATACGAAGCGCAGCAAAATTTTGAAATTCGAAGGCTCGTATCACGGCCATGCCGACAGCCTGCTGATCAAAGCCGGCTCCGGCGTCGCGACGCTCGGTCTGCCTGACAGTCCGGGCGTGCCTGAAAGCGTAGCGTCGCATACGATTACGGTTCCTTACAACGACCTCGCTTCGGTGAAGCTGGCATTCGAAAATTTCGGCGAGCAAATCGCCTGCATCATCGTCGAGCCGGTTGCCGGCAATATGGGCGTCGTGCCGCCGCTGCCGGGCTTCCTGCAAGGGCTGCGCGACATTACGGAGCAGTACGGCAGCTTGCTTATTTTCGACGAAGTCATGACGGGCTTCCGCGTTCATCTCAACTGCGCGCAAGGCTTGTACGGCATTACGCCTGACCTGACTTGCCTTGGCAAAGTCATCGGCGGCGGTTTGCCGGTCGGCGCGTACGGCGGCAAACGCGAATTTATGGAGATGATGGCGCCGAGCGGCCCGATTTACCAAGCCGGCACCTTGTCCGGCAACCCGCTTGCGATGGCGGCCGGCTACACGACGCTCAGCCTGCTCTCGCAGGAAACGTACGAGCATATGGAGCGCATGGCGGCCCGTCTGCAGCGCGGCTTCGAAGCGAACGCGTCGAAGCACGGCATTCCAAGCACGATCAACCGCGTGGGCTCGATGGTATGCCCGTTCTTCACGGAAACGCATGTCATCAACTACGACACGGCGAAAACGTCGGATCTGGAGCGGTTTAAAGCTTATTTTGCCAGCATGCTCGATCTGGGCATCAGCGTAGCGCCGTCCCAATTCGAAGGCATGTTCGTTTCCGGCATCCATGACGAAGCGGCCATCGACGCGACGATCGCGGCGAATGAAGAGGCGCTGCGCCGACTGTAA